In the Harmonia axyridis chromosome 3, icHarAxyr1.1, whole genome shotgun sequence genome, one interval contains:
- the LOC123676986 gene encoding uncharacterized protein LOC123676986 → MTRKRRSQTDCNGEIPIKKLRSTCYFDDLPQEIIVHIFSFLPGIEITKNISLVCKKWNQISSTPSLWKHIRADQQVPTNILLKWVQNSPLLRELHLSHRNDTDEIVRAVGKSSRNLQFIKIVDCWGSQKSMCIKSKHLCDLLKKCKRLDTFHFSGVKILSCKFFQLLSTRKCCGRNKRSCSYYGPVNSKQMKALLESLSKTDVYGGASVAAAKKKIFIDLDNQSMENFESLWRDIVSDGGEVNEINETDANL, encoded by the coding sequence ATGACCAGGAAAAGAAGATCCCAAACGGATTGCAACGGCGAAATCCCGATCAAGAAACTCCGTTCGACCTGTTACTTCGATGATCTACCTCAAGAAATCATAGTGCACATATTCTCCTTTCTACCCGGTAtcgaaataacaaaaaacatcTCACTCGTGTGTAAAAAATGGAACCAAATCTCTTCAACGCCGTCCTTGTGGAAGCACATTCGTGCAGATCAGCAAGTACCTACCAATATCCTCCTCAAGTGGGTTCAAAACTCCCCTCTACTTCGAGAATTGCATTTGTCACATAGAAACGATACTGACGAGATTGTACGTGCTGTTGGAAAAAGTTCTAGGAACCTCCAGTTCATCAAAATCGTAGATTGTTGGGGTTCTCAGAAGAGCATGTGTATCAAAAGCAAACATCTATGTGACctgttgaaaaaatgtaaaagattGGACACTTTTCACTTCAGTGGCGTCAAGATTCTCTCCTGCAAATTCTTCCAGTTGCTGTCTACCAGAAAATGTTGTGGCCGTAATAAAAGATCATGCAGCTACTATGGACCAGTCAACAGCAAACAGATGAAGGCTCTCCTCGAGTCCCTCAGCAAAACTGATGTCTATGGTGGCGCTTCAGTCGCGGCAGCAAAGAAGAAGATCTTCATTGACCTGGACAACCAGAGCATGGAGAATTTCGAGAGTCTTTGGAGGGATATCGTCAGCGATGGGGGAGAAgtaaatgaaattaatgaaaccGATGCCAATTTGTAG